A stretch of DNA from Acinetobacter sp. C26M:
TTGTTGTGGCCAACCGTCTTTTAACGTATCTAGGTCGTCTAATAATTCTTGTGCATAGTCGGTGATGCGGAAGTAGTACATTGGAATATCGCGTTTTTCAACCAATGCACCTGAACGCCAGCCACGACCATTTTCAACTTGTTCATTGGCTAAAACAGTCTGGTCGACAGGGTCCCAGTTCACTGTTGAAAGCTTACGATAGATCAAGCCTTTTTTATAAAGTTGTACGAATAACCATTGTTCCCAGTGATAGTATTCTGGTGTACAAGTCGCAAACTCGCGATCCCAATCGACAGACAAGCCCAATTTTTTTAATTGGTCACGCATATAAGCGATGTTTTCAAACGTCCATTTCGCTGGTGCAACTTGGTGTGCAATCGCTGCATTTTCAGCAGGCAAACCAAAAGCATCCCAACCCATTGGTTGTAATACTGTTTCACCTTTTAAGCGATGGAAACGGCTGATCACGTCACCAATGGTGTAGTTACGCACATGCCCCATGTGCAGTTTGCCACTTGGGTAAGGGAACATCGACAGGATATAGCGATGTTTGCCCTCTACAGTGTCTGCAACTTTAAAAACTTTGCGATTGTCCCAGTCTTGTTGAACTTGAGGCTCAATGGCACTTGCTTGATATTCGGAGTCAATGTGAGAAGTCGTCATAGGGATATGCGATACAACAAAAAAGTAAAGTTAAGATTGCTGCACAGCATAGCGCAAAATTGTAGTAAATGTCAGTTTTTAGATCGGGATTTTATCTGCAAGGTCGTCGCGTTGAAGATGACCTCGCAGGAGCAACTGGCTGCTTAGCGCTCAGATGACACAGTGGGAGTTGTCGGGCTTTGTGGTTTAACCGTATTCGCTGGTGGTGTCGCAGGTATTGCCTGAGGAGCCTGTTGTGGTGTATTGGGTGCGGCTACAGGAGTTGCTGGTTGGCCTTGTTGAGTTGTTGGATTGGCAGTTTGATGGCTATTGCCATAGGTCGAAACTTTGTCCAAACGCTTTGCGCCTTTAGGTGGCGGGGTGGTGGTGTAATGGGTTGAACCCTTGGCATCGACCCATTTGTAATATTGCTGGGCGTAGTTCTGGCTGGAACATAGCAATAATGTTGTTGCTGTAATGAAATATGATATTGTTTTTAAATAAGATAACTTCATATTTGATCTCCCCAAATGAATGCTGAATATATTCGATCAAAGTGTCTAAATAAGCAGTTTACAATGCCTAGTTTTCATTAAAAAGAAAATAGTTTTTTGATAAATGGGCGTTTAACAAGACTAAATAATTTCGTGAAATGTGTTTAAAAAAACAGCAGCTAAAAAATATTCGTTAAAATCCTTTTCTTTGTTCTTGACATTGCTTATGAAAGAAACAAGAATGCTTTCTCAAGTTTTATATGTGTTTATTTGATCACCCTTCGAATAAATGTCATGGCTTGCAATGGACATTCTTTCTAGCCGAGAGAATGATTTTTTGAAATATGCTTATCCCAGCACATTTTGATTCGAGATGTCATCAAGTTTATACGGCTGATGAGTCTCAGAAAATTTTTCCTATTGCAGCAAAAACGAGTAGAATACGCACACTTATAAGAAGTGCAAAAGTTAATGAATGAACACAATTTATGTCTCCCATAAATTGTGCAAAATACTAGGGTGAATCACGTTGGAACTTTTATCTGGTGGTGAAATGCTCGTTCGTGCGCTTGCGGACGAAGGCGTAGAGCATGTTTTTGGGTATCCAGGCGGCGCTGTATTACATATTTATGATGCGCTATTTCAACAAGACAAAATCAACCATTACCTCGTTCGTCATGAGCAAGCTGCTGGTCATATGGCAGACGCATACTCACGCGTAACAGGTAAGACAGGTGTCGTACTGGTCACTTCTGGACCGGGCGCAACCAATACCGTCACTCCAATCGCAACAGCCTACATGGACTCAATTCCAATGGTGATTTTGTCTGGTCAGGTTGCAAGCCATCTTATTGGAGAAGATGCGTTCCAAGAAACAGATATGGTTGGTATTTCTCGTCCAATCGTAAAACATAGTTTCCAAGTGCGTCACGCTAGCGAAATTCCTGCAATTATTAAGAAAGCATTCTATATCGCTTCGTCTGGCCGTCCGGGTCCAGTGGTTGTTGATATTCCGAAAGATGCGACTAACCCTGCAGAAAAGTTTGCCTACGAATACCCAGAAAAAGTGAAGATGCGTTCATATCAACCACCTTCACGTGGTCACTCAGGTCAAATTCGCAAAGCGATTGATGAGTTGATTACTGCTAAACGTCCAATGATTTATACGGGTGGCGGTGTTGTTCAAGGTAATGCATCTGGCTTATTGACAGAACTTGCGCATTTATTGGGTTATCCAGTAACAAATACCTTGATGGGCTTAGGTGCTTTCCCTGGTAACGATCCACAATTCGTGGGGATGTTAGGGATGCATGGTACTTATGAAGCCAACATGGCAATGCACAATGCAGATGTGATTTTGGCAATTGGTGCGCGTTTCGATGACCGTGTAACCAATAACCCGGCAAAATTCTGTCTCAATGCCAAAGTAATTCATATTGATGTTGATCCAGCAACCATTTCGAAAACGATTATGGCGCACATCCCGATCGTGGGTGCGGTAGAGCCAGTACTTCAAGAAATGTTAGCGCAACTTAAACAAATGAATGTATCTAAGCCAAACCCTGAAGCAATTGGTGCATGGTGGTCTCAGATTAATGAGTGGCGCAAAGTACACGGCTTACGTTATGAAGCAGGTCAAAATGGTGTAATGAAACCTCAGCAAGTGGTTGAGGCATTAGATCGTGTGACCAATGGTGAAGCTATCATTACTTCAGACGTTGGTCAGCATCAGATGTTTGGTGCGAACTATTACAAATACAAACGTCCACGTCAGTGGATCAACTCTGGCGGCCTAGGTACCATGGGTGTTGGTTTACCGTATGCAATGGCTGCGAAACTTGCATTCCCAGATCAGCAAGTGGTTTGTATTACAGGTGAAGCATCGATTCAGATGTGTATCCAAGAATTATCAACATGTAAGCAATATGGCTTGAATGTGAAGATTCTTTGCTTAAATAACCAAGCCTTAGGCATGGTAAAGCAATGGCAAGATATGAACTACGAAGGGCGTCATTCAAGTTCTTATGTAGATTCATTACCAGACTTTGCCAAGTTAATGGAAGCATATGGTCACGTTGGTATTCAGATTGATCATGCTGACGAGCTAGACGCTAAATTAGCTGAAGCGATGGCAATTAATGATAAATGTGTATTCATTAATGTCATGGTAGATCGTACAGAACATGTATATCCAATGCTGATCGCTGGTCAGTCTATGAAGGATATGTGGTTAGGCAAAGGGGAGCGTACATAATGAGACATATTATTTCTGTACTCGTTGAAAACGAAGCTGGTGCGCTTTCTCGTTTGGTGGGATTGTTTTCTCAACGCAATTACAACATTGAGACACTCAATGTTGCGCCAACCGAAGACGAAACCTTATCTCGTTTAACCTTAACGACATATGGCGATGATCACAAAATTGAGCAGATCACCAAGCAACTGAATAAATTGGTTGAAGTTGTAAAAGTGGTTGATTTGTCAGAAGGTTCACACATCGAACGTGAATTGATGTTGATCAAAGTCAAAGCATTGGGTGCAGCACGTGCGGAAATCAAACGTACAGCTGATATCTTCCGTGCGCAAATCGTTGATGTAACACCGACGACTTATACCATTCAGATCGCGGGTACCACTGAAAAGATTGATGGTTTTATTGATGCACTCGCTGAAAATACCATTCTTGAAGTTGTACGCTCTGGTGTTTCAGGCATCGCGCGTGGCGAAAAAGTTTTAACAATTTAAAAAATCTCCCCCAACCCTTCTTTGAAAAAAGGGGGGATCACCCAGAGCGCGGTAATCATGGGGGAGCCAACAAAAGATCTGTCCTTGCAGAACAAGGGAAATGACAAAAATTTTAGCGGAGAAAACAGATGCAAATTTTTTACGATAAAGACTGTGACTTATCAATCATCCAAGGCAAGAAAGTTGCAATCATTGGTTATGGTTCACAAGGCCATGCTCATGCACTTAACTTGAAAGACTCTGGCGTAGACGTAACTGTTGGTTTACGTGCTGGTTCTACTTCTTGGAAAAAAGCTGAAAACTCAGGCCTTAAAGTTTCTGAAGTTCCAGCTGCTGTTGCTCAAGCTGACTTAGTCATGATTTTGACTCCAGATGAATTCCAATCTCAACTTTATCGTGACGTGATTGAACCAAACATCAAAGAAGGTGCAACTTTAGCATTTGCTCATGGTTTCTCTATTCTTTATAACCAAGTTGTTCCACGTAAAGACTTAGACGTAATCATGGTTGCACCTAAAGCACCTGGTCACACTGTACGTTCTGAATACCAACGTGGTTCAGGTGTTCCTGACTTAATCGCGATCCATCAAGATGCTTCTGGTAATGCACGTAACGTTGCACTTTCTTATGCTTCAGGCGTAGGCGGTGGTCGTACAGGTATCATCGAGACTTCTTTCCGTGAAGAAACTGAAACTGACTTATTCGGTGAGCAAGCAGTTCTTTGTGGTGGTGCTGTTGAATTGGTTAAAATGGGCTTCGAAACTTTGGTTGAAGCTGGTTATGCACCAGAAATGGCTTACTTCGAATGCTTACATGAACTTAAGTTAATCGTTGACTTGATGTTCGAAGGCGGTATCGCTGACATGAACTACTCAGTTTCTAACAATGCTGAGTACGGTGAGTATGTAACAGGTACTGAAGTGATCAACGAACAATCTCGCGAAGCAATGCGTAATGCATTGAAACGTATTCAGTCTGGTGAATATGCGAAGATGTTCATCCAAGAAGGTGCATTGAACTATCCATCAATGACTGCTCGTCGTCGTCAAAACGCAGCGCATGGTATCGAAGTAACAGGTAATAAATTACGTGCGATGATGCCTTGGATTCAAGCGAACAAGATTGTTGATAAAGAGAAAAACTAATTTCTCGAATCAATTGATTTGAACGCGAAGACCCACTCTATTTGAGTGGGTTTTTTATGTTTATCTTTACGTGCCTCAAAAAGATGAAAGCAGTGCTTTCATCTTTTTTCGTACCTTGGATTCAAGCGAACAAGATTGTAGATAAAGAGAAAAACTAAGTTTTAGTTTAATTTTGAAAAGCCCTTGTTTGTACAGGGGCTTTTTTATTGGGAATTCCTGGAGCTGCGTGTGTTAGCGAAGCATAGCTTCACTCTTAGGCAGGGGTCTTGCGAAGCGATGCTTCTCATACTTTTCTATTTCCCTGCTCATACTCAGGATTCAAGTGGACAAGATTGTAGATAAAGAGAAAAACTAAGTTTTAAGTCAAATAAAGACCCTTGCTTAAAATAAACAAGTTTTTATGCGGCGTGATAACACAGTTATAACAATAAAGGTGAAAAAATAAGCTTATATTGGTTGTGTTTTAATCATTTTGTTGAGGAGTAACAGTTAGAATTTAAACTAAAAATTGTTGCATGCTTTGGGGTATCTGCACGATTAAAAACAAACAAATTGAAATAACTTAAAAATTAAAATGATTTAGCAAAATAAAATCAGTCTTCTGGTAAAAAAAATGTAATAAAAAAACAAGACTTTTCATTGGTT
This window harbors:
- the ilvC gene encoding ketol-acid reductoisomerase, yielding MQIFYDKDCDLSIIQGKKVAIIGYGSQGHAHALNLKDSGVDVTVGLRAGSTSWKKAENSGLKVSEVPAAVAQADLVMILTPDEFQSQLYRDVIEPNIKEGATLAFAHGFSILYNQVVPRKDLDVIMVAPKAPGHTVRSEYQRGSGVPDLIAIHQDASGNARNVALSYASGVGGGRTGIIETSFREETETDLFGEQAVLCGGAVELVKMGFETLVEAGYAPEMAYFECLHELKLIVDLMFEGGIADMNYSVSNNAEYGEYVTGTEVINEQSREAMRNALKRIQSGEYAKMFIQEGALNYPSMTARRRQNAAHGIEVTGNKLRAMMPWIQANKIVDKEKN
- the ilvN gene encoding acetolactate synthase small subunit — protein: MRHIISVLVENEAGALSRLVGLFSQRNYNIETLNVAPTEDETLSRLTLTTYGDDHKIEQITKQLNKLVEVVKVVDLSEGSHIERELMLIKVKALGAARAEIKRTADIFRAQIVDVTPTTYTIQIAGTTEKIDGFIDALAENTILEVVRSGVSGIARGEKVLTI
- a CDS encoding acetolactate synthase 3 large subunit, yielding MELLSGGEMLVRALADEGVEHVFGYPGGAVLHIYDALFQQDKINHYLVRHEQAAGHMADAYSRVTGKTGVVLVTSGPGATNTVTPIATAYMDSIPMVILSGQVASHLIGEDAFQETDMVGISRPIVKHSFQVRHASEIPAIIKKAFYIASSGRPGPVVVDIPKDATNPAEKFAYEYPEKVKMRSYQPPSRGHSGQIRKAIDELITAKRPMIYTGGGVVQGNASGLLTELAHLLGYPVTNTLMGLGAFPGNDPQFVGMLGMHGTYEANMAMHNADVILAIGARFDDRVTNNPAKFCLNAKVIHIDVDPATISKTIMAHIPIVGAVEPVLQEMLAQLKQMNVSKPNPEAIGAWWSQINEWRKVHGLRYEAGQNGVMKPQQVVEALDRVTNGEAIITSDVGQHQMFGANYYKYKRPRQWINSGGLGTMGVGLPYAMAAKLAFPDQQVVCITGEASIQMCIQELSTCKQYGLNVKILCLNNQALGMVKQWQDMNYEGRHSSSYVDSLPDFAKLMEAYGHVGIQIDHADELDAKLAEAMAINDKCVFINVMVDRTEHVYPMLIAGQSMKDMWLGKGERT
- a CDS encoding DUF4124 domain-containing protein, which codes for MKLSYLKTISYFITATTLLLCSSQNYAQQYYKWVDAKGSTHYTTTPPPKGAKRLDKVSTYGNSHQTANPTTQQGQPATPVAAPNTPQQAPQAIPATPPANTVKPQSPTTPTVSSER